The Candida dubliniensis CD36 chromosome 5, complete sequence genome has a window encoding:
- a CDS encoding ribosome assembly protein, putative (Similar to S. cerevisiae SQT1): MSHQEDVVDDTEEEYINVNEVAEEVADDDQYQAPPDEEDEEMEEDETLEIDMSNNSWAYFDKHADSIFTIFSHPKLPMVLTGGGDNTAYLWTTHTQPPRFVGEITGHKESVVSGGFTADGKFVVTADMNGLIQVYKATKGGEQWVKFGELDEVEEVLFVTVHPTLPFFAFGATDGSIWVYQIDESSKSLVQIMSGFSHTLECNGAVFIQGKDENDLTLVSISEDGTVVNWNCFTGQVNYKLQPHDDFKGVESPWVTVKVHGNLIAIGGRDGQLSIINNDTGKIVHSLKTLDNVDDIAELSIEALSWCESKNINLLAVGLVSGDVLLFDTQQWRLRKNLKVDDAITKLQFVGETPILVGSSMDGKIYKWDARTGEELFVGVGHNMGVLDFAILDGGKKLVTAGDEGVSLVFVHE, encoded by the coding sequence GTAGCTGAAGAAGTTGCTGATGATGATCAATATCAAGCGCCACccgatgaagaagatgaggAGATGGAAGAAGATGAGACTTTGGAGATCGACATGTCCAATAATTCATGGGCTTATTTCGATAAACACGCCGATAGTATATTTACCATTTTTTCACATCCTAAATTGCCAATGGTTTTGACTGGCGGTGGTGACAACACTGCATACTTATGGACCACACACACTCAACCACCAAGATTTGTTGGCGAGATTACTGGACACAAAGAGTCTGTTGTATCTGGAGGGTTTACTGCAGATGGGAAGTTTGTTGTTACCGCCGATATGAATGGCTTAATTCAAGTTTATAAAGCCACAAAGGGAGGTGAACAGTGGGTAAAGTTTGGGGAATTGGACGAAGTGGAGGAAGTCTTGTTTGTTACTGTGCATCCAACATTACCATTCTTTGCCTTTGGTGCCACCGATGGATCTATATGGGTTTATCAAATAGACGAGTCTAGTAAACTGCTAGTGCAAATCATGTCTGGGTTCTCTCACACGTTAGAGTGTAATGGAGCTGTATTTATACAAGGcaaagatgaaaatgatttgaCTTTGGTCTCTATAAGTGAAGATGGAACTGTGGtgaattggaattgtttCACTGGCCAGGTGAATTATAAATTACAGCCGCACGACGACTTTAAAGGAGTTGAAAGTCCGTGGGTAACTGTCAAAGTTCACGGTAATCTTATTGCCATCGGTGGTAGAGATGgacaattatcaattataaataatgaCACTGGTAAGATTGTTCATTCGCTCAAGACATTAGACAATGTCGATGATATTGCTGAACTTTCAATTGAAGCATTGAGCTGGTGTGAAAGCAAAAATATTAACCTATTAGCAGTGGGCTTGGTTTCCGGTGACGTTTTGTTATTTGACACTCAACAATGGAGATTAAGAAAGAATTTAAAGGTAGATGATGCCATCACTAAATTACAGTTTGTTGGTGAAACCCCCATTTTGGTAGGAAGTAGCATGGATGgtaaaatttataaatggGATGCTAGAACTGGTGAGGAGTTGTTTGTGGGTGTTGGACATAACATGGGTGTATTAGATTTTGCTATTTTGGATGGAGGTAAAAAGTTAGTGACTGCTGGTGATGAAGGTGTTTCCTTGGTGTTTGTACATGAATAG